The following are encoded in a window of Dictyostelium discoideum AX4 chromosome 6 chromosome, whole genome shotgun sequence genomic DNA:
- the amdA gene encoding AMP deaminase translates to MSTPLRGSSPQVSFYESELDQEGGSDASHFTYRNYMEDDKINSFTFNMARKDQTQLFQRIILTNESESEIEEYAEVAEQLLDAINLREKYVFHPKIWKADAPVGEKPPYSPFESDESTNCATEHMFKEVNGVYFVYSNETDMKSNKALFSVPHTLASYYKDINNLMMLSSYGPAKTFTFKRLQLLESKFNMHTLLNDSLELFQQKTAPHRDFYNVRKVDTHVHHSSSMNQKHLLKFIKRKLKENPNEIVIFRDDKYLTLAEVFKSLNLDVDELSVDTLDVHADNNTFHRFDKFNLKYNPCGQSRLREIFLKTDNLIKGKYLAEISKEVFTDLESSKYQCAEYRLSIYGRKMSEWDTLASWIVDNDLFSTKVRWLIQVPRLYDVYRETSTTTFQDFLNNVFHPLFEVTKDPSSHPKLHLFLQQVVGIDCVDDESKFEKKFTEKFPVPGEWSSEHNPPYTYYLYYLYANLYTLNQFREEKGLNILTLRPHSGEAGEVDHMGAAFYLAHGINHGINLRKTPVLQYLYYLTQIGIAMSPLSNNSLFLTYNRNPFPAFFARGLNVSISTDDPLQFHYTKEPLMEEYSIATQVWRLSVCDICEIARNSVLQSGFEHNVKSHWLGPDYANSGGNDIKKTNISDIRVCFRNETLIEELHLILKSLQTLPNFKNLNINFLLDKLPSEITTGNDYKLKKAQLKLNGANKLRNSSVGSTPNNGTPSSSGTPSLSSPGAIVHLMKTKPYIPPPLSLNIKQENNNNNNNNNNNNNNNNNNNTNTNTNSNSTTTNQDDNSKSDK, encoded by the exons atGTCAACACCTTTAAGAGGATCATCTCCTCAAGTTTCATTTTATGAATCTGAACTTGATCAAGAAGGAGGCAGTGATGCCTCACACTTTACTTATAGAAATTATATGGAAGAt gataaaattaattcatttacaTTTAATATGGCAAGAAAAGATCAAACTCAACTCTTTCAAAGAATTATTTTAACAAATGAGAGTGAAAGTGAGATTGAAGAGTATGCAGAAGTAGCAGAACAATTATTAGATGCAATTAATCTTAGGGAAAAATATGTTTTCCATCCAAAGATTTGGAAAGCCGATGCACCAGTCGGAGAAAAGCCACCCTATTCACCATTCGAATCCGATGAAAGTACCAATTGTGCCACAGAGCATATGTTTAAAGAGGTTAATGGTGTTTATTTCGTGTATTCCAATGAAACCGATATGAAATCCAATAAAGCACTCTTTAGTGTACCACATACATTGGCATCCTATTATAAGGACATTAACAATTTGATGATGTTAAGTAGTTATGGTCCAGCCAAGACATTCACTTTTAAGAGATTACAATTGTTGGAATCCAAATTCAATATGCATACACTCTTAAATGACTCTTTGGAATTATTTCAACAAAAAACTGCACCCCATAGAGATTTCTATAATGTTAGAAAGGTTGATACTCACGTTCATCACTCCTCCTCTATGAACCAAAAACATCTATTAAAATTCATCAAAAGAAAGTTAAAAGAGAATCCAAatgaaattgtaattttccgtgatgataaatatttaactTTAGCTGaagtttttaaaagtttaaatttaGATGTTGATGAATTAAGTGTTGATACTTTAGATGTTCAT gccgataataatacattccatagatttgataaatttaatttaaaatataatccATGCGGACAGAGTAGATTAAGAGAAATCTTTTTAAAGAcagataatttaataaagggTAAATATTTAGCAGAGATTAGTAAAGAGGTATTTACAGATTTAGAGTCATCGAAATATCAATGTGCTGAATATCGTTTATCAATCTATGGTAGAAAGATGAGTGAATGGGATACATTAGCATCATGGATcgttgataatgatttattcTCAACCAAAGTTCGTTGGTTAATTCAAGTACCAAGATTATATGATGTCTATAGAGAGACCTCCACAACAACTTTCCAAGACTTTTTAAATAACGTTTTCCATCCATTATTCGAAGTTACCAAAGATCCATCATCTCATCCAAAGTTACATTTATTCCTTCAACAAGTGGTTGGTATAGATTGTGTCGATGATGAATCAAAGTTTGAAAAGAAGTTCACCGAGAAATTCCCTGTACCTGGCGAATGGTCATCAGAGCATAATCCACCATACACCTATTATCTCTACTATCTCTATGCAAATCTTTACACTTTGAATCAATTTAGAGAGGAGAAGGGATTGAATATTCTCACACTTAGACCACATAGTGGTGAAGCTGGTGAGGTCGATCACATGGGTGCCGCTTTCTATTTGGCTCATGGCATCAATCATGGTATTAATCTTCGTAAGACACCAGTATTACAATATCTCTACTATCTAACTCAAATCGGTATTGCAATGTCACCCCTCTCAAATAATTCCCTCTTCCTAACCTATAATCGTAATCCTTTCCCAGCTTTCTTTGCTCGTGGTTTAAATGTTTCAATCTCTACCGATGATCCACTTCAATTCCATTACACTAAAGAACCTTTAATGGAGGAATACAGTATTGCAACTCAAGTTTGGAGATTATCAGTTTGCGATATTTGTGAAATCGCTAGAAACTCAGTACTTCAAAGTGGTTTCGAACATAATGTAAAATCTCATTGGTTAGGTCCAGACTATGCAAACTCTGGTGGTAATGATATCAAAAAGACAAACATTAGTGATATTCGTGTTTGCTTTAGAAATGAAACCCTCATTGAGGAATTACATTTAATCTTAAAATCACTTCAAACTTTAccaaactttaaaaatttaaatattaatttcttattGGATAAATTACCATCAGAAATTACAACTGGCAATgattataaattgaaaaaagctcaactaaaattaaatggtgCTAATAAATTAAGAAATTCTTCAGTTGGTTCAACTCCTAATAATGGTACTCCTTCTAGTTCTGGTACTCCATCATTAAGTAGTCCTGGTGCTATTGTTCATTTAATGAAAACTAAACCTTATATTCCACCACCtttatctttaaatattaaacaagaaaataataataataataataataataataataataataataataataataataataatactaatactaatacaaatagtaatagtactACTACTAATCAAgatgataattcaaaatctgataaataa
- a CDS encoding ADP-ribosylation factor-like protein, whose translation MDFIISFIKNLFGFLTIKKVMILGVENVGKTTLLYNIYKFYSENITTTTLSSLPIPIPTNGFNVESIVIEQVKFDIWDIGGKETNRICYRHYLTSEIDSIIFVFDSSDINSLEESKKEYQYLKNQISLKNVPFLLVANKQDLKQQTIEIDEILKTYFDKSSINETILMSQNNNDDLIKCINWIFSN comes from the coding sequence atggattttattatatcttttatcaaaaatttatttggttttttgacaattaaaaaagttatgaTTTTAGGAGTGGAGAATGTTGGTAAAACTACTTTATTGTataatatttacaaattttattcagaaaatataacaacaacaacattatcatcattgccaataccaataccaacaaATGGATTTAATGTTGAAAGTATTGTAATTGAGCAAgttaaatttgatatttgGGATATTGGTGGTAAAGAAACTAATAGGATATGTTATAGACACTATTTAACTAgtgaaattgattcaataatatttgtatttgattCGAGTGATATTAATTCATTGGAAGAATCAAAGAAAgaatatcaatatttaaaaaatcaaattagtttaaaaaatgttccatttttattagttGCAAATAAACAGgatttaaaacaacaaacaattgaaatagatgaaattttaaaaacttattttgataaatcttCAATTAATGAAACCATTTTAATGtctcaaaataataatgatgatttaataaagtgtataaattggattttttcaaattaa
- a CDS encoding protein kinase, STE group: MKSFLNKNKNSKKIIILDDNDFSKYQQRYDLQNQNIEIVSSPLQNIRSQQINDGVQMSGSIQSDLSSSDNFTSSGGFGGGGNSSSNTSNRNSDNSTQRPLMVDIGLEYKYRLALEQNPNDFKALVKWGSLIYKNIKNQMGGKHVDVCLMDWNEELIPIPQNNNNHHNHNHHNNHTSGNFTGNINSNTTLSNSFFETLNSFNLREPLFDVCGKYQSSLQLSGGSNLLNIPFSTLLNYNLNEQLNILVNNLNNSSPSSSSSSIKTKNTTSTTTTTTTTKNLNDISNNINNSRVLRSVSLPPAPPPPPTEDPNSPWSDPILWMKWGDCLFLLCTYLELPMYRATCEKYFKCIQILFKQQEKQHQQQQQQQQNQQDKEKFEKQNNYNIKLLAIVLRKWGITLSRYSRRMKSQFLMSEWTSDENIQVEELWKVLHSQSIQSLLISNKISPSLVTQYHLATAYHRHAITLNQFGCQSKEEIYGLITNSCKIYYETLLESLSDTFLQQLQLQQQQQPWHDIEYYNNNEIFNDQFKSKSLENWGRALDVQLSTKLNDEEETIEKEEEDLNSVDEYLTTFSKSVLKGVTPSLEGVVSLCLNSKQALQYKAINSVSVLCRSSEIVKSPIYNELMDQMTKVESFVSKRDDAESLLSQQKTLKSMPPKLQAYVRMSGLGEEEIMRNFEIAWNSIYFLTKDTIPNQPIPPNYYRSNKKNKLKQRQLNDSNNQDEKEEPEEIKPPLLPSIHRTNQLNNNNNNNNNINNNNINNNNINNNKNGNSGGETPSPSSSFVITPFTSNSQSKFNTQRQFLSNSTLFNLSSSGIFTNNNNNNNGGSTITTTTTNNISPTKTNGWTLTLPSKAPTRRATVSLININDLINQQQQNQINSVSTLSQNNIILNNNNNLDNKPISKYIPNSIIRTTVNPPLLSRCDETIFSSGTPLPLFRDKIKLGTGAFGNVFYAIRKSDSSPVAIKVLMERTKKDSPIIPELYIHSACNHSNIVTYIESYLCKGHVWIILEYCDGGTVRDLLQATCTPGNPNNLQLFEETLIAYIITELLEGLVYLRSKGIIHRDLKSRNILLTRKGKVKIADFGLATTCSLGRGRTRMCGTMGRIAPEVIRREPYDTQSDIYSLGCLIIEMAEGTVPYGKDSSLKALFYTAIHQYKLPNPKKYTKEFVDFLYLCLNPDPFKRPTPEMLLHHTFLSGADRGKSILLGRFKNQDTRKNLLLDNFVAF; this comes from the coding sequence atgaaatcatttttaaataaaaataaaaattcaaaaaaaataataatattagatgataatgatttttcaaaatatcaaCAAAGATATGatttacaaaatcaaaatattgaaatagtTAGTAGTCCACTCCAAAATATAAGATCACAACAAATTAATGATGGAGTACAAATGTCAGGATCTATTCAATCTGATTTATCAAGTTCAGATAATTTCACAAGCAGTGGTGGATTtggaggtggtggtaatagtaGCTCAAATACAAGTAATAGAAATAGTGACAATAGTACACAACGTCCATTAATGGTTGATATTGGACTAGAATATAAATATAGATTGGCATTGGAACAGAAtccaaatgattttaaagcATTAGTTAAATGGGGTAGTTTAATATAtaagaatattaaaaatcaaatgggTGGTAAACATGTTGATGTTTGTCTAATGGATTGGAATGAAGAGTTAATACCAATaccacaaaataataataatcatcataatcataatcatcataatAATCATACAAGTGGTAATTTCACAGGAAacattaatagtaatacaaCATTAAGTAATTCATTCTTTGaaactttaaattcatttaaccTAAGAGAGCCATTATTTGATGTTTGTGGAAAATATCAATCATCATTACAATTATCTGGCGGtagtaatttattaaatattccTTTCTcaactttattaaattataatcttaatgaacaattaaatattttagttaataatttaaataattcatcaccatcatcatcatcatcatcaataaaaactaaaaatactACAtccacaactacaactacaacaactacaaaaaatttaaatgatatttcaaataatataaataatagtagagTATTAAGATCAGTATCATTACCACCTgcaccacctccaccaccaaCAGAAGATCCAAATTCACCATGGTCAGATCCAATATTATGGATGAAATGGGGTGAttgtttatttcttttatgtACATATTTAGAATTACCAATGTATAGAGCAACTtgtgaaaaatattttaaatgtatacagattttatttaaacaacaagagaaacaacatcaacaacaacaacaacaacaacaaaatcaacaagataaagaaaaatttgaaaaacaaaataattataatataaaattattagcaATTGTATTAAGAAAATGGGGTATTACATTAAGTAGATATAGTAGAAGAATGAAAAGTCAATTTTTAATGTCAGAATGGACAAGTGATGAAAATATTCAAGTTGAAGAATTATGGAAAGTTTTACATAGTCAATCGATTCAATCATTATTGATAAGTAATAAAATATCGCCATCATTGGTAACACAATATCATTTGGCTACGGCATATCATCGTCATGCAATAACATTGAATCAATTTGGATGTCAATCAAAAGAGGAAATCTATGGTTTAATTACAAATTCttgtaaaatttattatgaaACTTTATTGGAATCATTATCAGATACATTCTTACAGCAactacaacttcaacaacaacaacaaccatggcatgatattgaatattataataataatgaaatatttaatgatcaatttaaatctaaatcaTTAGAGAATTGGGGTAGAGCATTGGATGTTCAATTATCAACcaaattaaatgatgaagAGGAAACCATTgagaaagaagaagaagatttaAATTCAGTCGATGAATATTTAacaacattttcaaaatcagtGTTAAAAGGTGTTACACCATCATTGGAAGGTGTGGTTTCATTATGTTTAAATTCAAAGCAAGCACTTCAATATAAAGCAATCAATAGTGTCTCTGTTTTATGTAGATCAAGTGAAATTGTAAAATCACCAATTTACAATGAACTCATGGATCAAATGACCAAAGTTGAATCATTCGTTTCAAAAAGAGATGATgctgaatcattattatctcaACAAAAAACTTTGAAAAGTATGCCACCAAAATTACAAGCATACGTTCGTATGAGTGGTTTAGGTGAAGAAGAAATTATGagaaattttgaaattgcttggaattcaatttatttccTAACAAAAGATACAATTCCAAATCAACCAATACCACCAAACTATTATagatcaaataaaaaaaataaattaaaacaaagaCAATTgaatgatagtaataatcaagatgaaaaagaagaaccTGAAGAAATTAAACCACCTTTACTACCTTCAATTCATCGTactaatcaattaaataataataataataataataataatataaataataataatataaataataataatataaataataataaaaatggtaatagtggtggtgaaactccatcaccatcatcatcttttgTTATTACACCTTTTACATCAAATTcacaatcaaaatttaatacacAAAGACAATTCCTCTCAAATtcaactttatttaatttatctagTAGTGGTAtttttactaataataataataataataatggtggttcAACTAtaactactacaacaaccaataataTATCACCAACTAAAACAAATGGTTGGACTTTAACTTTACCAAGTAAAGCACCAACTAGAAGAGCAACAGTTTCATTGattaatataaatgatttaattaatcagcaacaacaaaatcaaataaattctGTATCAACATTAtcacaaaataatataatattaaataataataataatttagataataaaccaatttcaaaatatataccaaattcaattattagaaCAACAGTTAatccaccattattatcaagaTGTGATGAAACTATATTTTCAAGTGGtacaccattaccattatttagggataaaattaaattgggTACAGGTGCATTTGGAAATGTATTTTATGCAATTAGAAAATCAGATTCAAGTCCTGTTGcaattaaagttttaatgGAACGTACTAAAAAAGATAGTCCAATCATACCTGAACTCTATATTCATAGTGCTTGTAATCATTCAAATATTGTTACCTACATTGAATCCTATCTATGTAAAGGTCATGTTTGGATCATTTTAGAGTATTGTGATGGTGGTACAGTTAGAGATTTACTTCAAGCAACTTGTACTCCTggtaatccaaataatttacaattgtTTGAAGAGACTTTAATCGCTTATATCATCACAGAGTTATTGGAAGGTTTGGTTTATTTACGTTCAAAGGGTATCATTCATAGAGATTTAAAGAGTAGAAATATTTTGTTAACTAGAAAGGGTAAAGTAAAGATTGCCGATTTCGGTCTCGCTACAACTTGTAGTTTAGGTCGTGGTAGAACTCGTATGTGTGGTACCATGGGTAGAATCGCTCCAGAGGTAATTAGAAGAGAACCCTATGACACCCAATCTGATATCTATAGTTTGGGTTGTTTAATCATTGAAATGGCTGAAGGTACCGTTCCCTATGGTAAAGATTCCTCTTTGAAAGCATTATTCTATACAGCAATCCATCAatataaattaccaaatccTAAAAAGTATACAAAAGAATTTGTAGATTTCCTTTATCTTTGTTTAAATCCTGACCCTTTCAAAAGACCAACACCTGAAATGTTACTACATCATACTTTCCTAAGTGGTGCTGATAGAggtaaatcaatattattaggtcgttttaaaaatcaagatACAAGAAAAAATTTACTTTTGGATAATTTTGTTgctttttaa